The Lysobacter sp. genome includes a window with the following:
- a CDS encoding 3-hydroxyacyl-CoA dehydrogenase has product MTSALPGLDGLRLRHWKTELRPDGVFVLSFDREGESVNTFGQEVLIELNSLLERIVLEPPKALVLRSGKDKGFIAGADIREFQEFDRKGTIGDSIRRGQAIFQRIADLPFPTVAAIHGFCMGGGTEISLACRYRIATNDPSTRIGLPEVKLGIYPGWGGSVRLPRLIGAPAAMDIMLTGRTLSASSARALGVVDKVVDAANLIEAAATLALKGSDRPFKQNFMAWITNTRVAREILAPQMVKQVARKARKDHYPAPFALIETWRRSSGGTRALLEAERKSVTKLAATPTARNLTRVFFLQERLKGLGGKDHGIAHVHVVGAGVMGGDIAAWAAYKGFNVTLQDREQRFIDTAMARAQELFAKRVKDESKRPEVAARLASDLEGDGVAKADLLIEAIIERPDAKRDLYTSVEPKMKADALLTTNTSSIPLTELRGHIARPAQFAGLHYFNPVAMMPLVEIIHHDSMAPETEKRLAAFCKAIDKLPVPVAGTPGFLVNRLLFPYMLEAVTAYSEGIPGPIIDKAAVKFGMPMGPIELIDTVGLDVAVGVGAELAPFLGLPIPAALSAPPEAGKRGKKDGQGIYKWENGKARKPEIPADYKAPDDLEDRLILPFLNEAVAALHDGVVADAELLDAGVIFGTGFAPFRGGPIQYIRDTGTDALLAKLEALRTAHGDRFAPRPGWDNPALRKQ; this is encoded by the coding sequence ATGACCTCCGCCCTGCCCGGCCTCGATGGCCTGCGTCTGCGCCACTGGAAGACCGAACTGCGACCGGACGGCGTGTTCGTGCTGTCCTTCGATCGCGAGGGCGAATCGGTGAACACCTTCGGCCAGGAGGTGCTGATCGAACTGAACAGCCTGCTCGAACGCATCGTGCTGGAACCGCCGAAGGCGCTGGTGCTGCGCTCGGGCAAGGACAAGGGCTTCATCGCCGGCGCCGATATCCGCGAATTCCAGGAATTCGACCGCAAGGGCACCATCGGCGATTCGATCCGTCGTGGCCAGGCGATCTTCCAGCGCATCGCCGACCTGCCCTTCCCCACGGTGGCCGCGATCCACGGCTTCTGCATGGGCGGCGGCACCGAGATCTCGCTGGCCTGCCGTTACCGCATCGCCACCAACGACCCGTCCACCCGCATCGGCCTGCCCGAAGTGAAGCTCGGCATCTATCCCGGCTGGGGCGGCAGCGTGCGTCTGCCGCGCCTGATCGGCGCGCCTGCGGCGATGGACATCATGCTCACCGGGCGCACGTTGTCTGCATCGTCCGCGCGCGCGCTGGGCGTGGTCGACAAGGTCGTGGACGCTGCGAATCTGATCGAAGCCGCCGCGACGCTGGCGCTGAAAGGCAGCGACCGGCCGTTCAAGCAGAACTTCATGGCCTGGATCACCAACACCCGGGTTGCACGGGAGATCCTCGCACCGCAGATGGTCAAGCAGGTTGCGCGCAAGGCGCGCAAGGACCACTATCCGGCACCGTTCGCGCTGATCGAAACCTGGCGCCGCAGCAGCGGCGGCACCCGCGCGCTGCTCGAGGCCGAACGCAAATCGGTGACGAAGCTGGCCGCCACGCCCACCGCGCGCAACCTGACCCGCGTGTTCTTCCTGCAGGAGCGCCTGAAAGGGCTCGGCGGCAAGGATCATGGGATCGCGCACGTGCACGTGGTCGGCGCCGGCGTGATGGGCGGCGACATCGCCGCATGGGCCGCGTACAAAGGCTTCAACGTCACCCTGCAGGATCGCGAGCAGCGCTTCATCGACACCGCGATGGCCCGCGCGCAGGAGCTGTTCGCCAAGCGCGTCAAGGACGAGAGCAAACGTCCCGAGGTCGCGGCACGGCTGGCATCGGATCTCGAAGGCGACGGCGTGGCCAAGGCCGATCTGCTGATCGAAGCGATCATCGAACGCCCCGACGCCAAGCGCGACCTGTACACCTCGGTCGAACCGAAGATGAAAGCCGATGCGCTGCTCACCACCAACACCTCGTCGATCCCGTTGACCGAACTGCGCGGACACATCGCGCGTCCGGCGCAGTTCGCCGGCCTGCATTACTTCAACCCGGTGGCGATGATGCCGCTGGTGGAGATCATCCACCACGACAGCATGGCGCCGGAGACCGAAAAACGCCTCGCCGCGTTCTGCAAAGCCATCGACAAACTGCCGGTACCGGTCGCGGGCACGCCGGGTTTCCTCGTCAACCGTTTGCTGTTCCCGTACATGCTCGAAGCGGTCACCGCCTATTCCGAAGGCATTCCCGGCCCGATCATCGACAAGGCCGCAGTGAAGTTCGGCATGCCGATGGGCCCGATCGAACTGATCGACACGGTGGGTCTGGATGTCGCCGTCGGCGTCGGCGCCGAACTCGCGCCCTTCCTCGGCCTGCCGATCCCGGCCGCATTGTCCGCACCGCCGGAAGCCGGCAAACGCGGCAAGAAGGACGGCCAGGGCATCTACAAGTGGGAGAACGGCAAGGCGCGGAAGCCGGAGATTCCCGCCGACTACAAAGCGCCCGACGATCTGGAAGACCGCCTGATCCTGCCCTTCCTCAACGAAGCCGTCGCCGCCCTGCACGACGGTGTGGTCGCCGACGCGGAGCTGCTGGATGCCGGCGTGATTTTCGGCACCGGCTTCGCGCCGTTCCGCGGCGGCCCGATCCAGTACATCCGCGACACCGGCACCGACGCGTTGCTGGCAAAACTCGAAGCGCTGCGGACGGCGCACGGCGACCGCTTCGCGCCGCGTCCGGGCTGGGACAATCCGGCGCTGCGGAAACAGTAG
- a CDS encoding J domain-containing protein, which translates to MHNDPPPDPFGATQTPAADAQSLKPTSIKAKASPLQREFDRLVGRIEACQALLTAWRQQPAAILEKYHAKMEPALRDLRDAQTTLIVQLDAMLTSPPKGLRMTARRRDALTDYLLDLIDSVMPHNADDTLIAIHDRYSDTPMQAILEGDEADEKAEIIAIFEQTFGKGTIQQAPDETHDAFMARARAQLFAELDAQERREDDARQRRAEKRAAKQDAKRRAKTPAVNATEPAAEPPKPDLLRTLYRKLASNLHPDRESDAAEKVRKTETMQGINTAYQNKDLLALLKLHNRTLQDDTIATDALAEDTLREYNALLKAQLATIESEIFRTIDEVTPPGVAMRSGRVKRPEQLERLMDNDIQHLRSTADSMLRTVRDLNDPKLRTHVINDLVEMSEERHEMDEFDGILSGFFDR; encoded by the coding sequence ATGCACAACGACCCGCCGCCCGACCCATTCGGCGCCACCCAGACACCGGCAGCGGACGCGCAGTCGCTGAAACCGACGTCGATCAAAGCGAAGGCTTCGCCGCTGCAGCGCGAATTCGATCGTCTGGTCGGCCGGATCGAAGCGTGCCAGGCGCTGCTGACCGCATGGCGGCAGCAGCCAGCGGCGATCCTCGAGAAATATCACGCGAAGATGGAGCCTGCGCTGCGCGATCTGCGCGATGCGCAGACCACGTTGATCGTGCAACTCGACGCGATGCTGACATCGCCCCCGAAAGGCCTGCGCATGACCGCGCGCAGACGCGATGCATTGACCGACTATCTGCTCGATCTGATCGACAGCGTCATGCCACACAATGCGGACGATACGTTGATCGCGATCCACGACCGCTACAGCGACACACCGATGCAAGCGATTCTGGAAGGCGATGAAGCCGACGAGAAGGCCGAGATCATCGCGATCTTCGAGCAGACCTTCGGCAAAGGCACCATCCAGCAGGCGCCGGACGAAACCCACGATGCCTTCATGGCGCGCGCGCGGGCGCAGCTGTTTGCGGAGCTGGATGCCCAAGAGCGCCGCGAAGACGATGCGCGCCAACGTCGTGCCGAAAAACGCGCCGCGAAACAGGACGCCAAGCGCCGCGCGAAGACACCTGCGGTGAACGCGACGGAGCCCGCCGCCGAACCGCCCAAGCCCGACCTGCTGCGCACGCTGTATCGCAAACTCGCCAGCAACCTCCATCCCGATCGCGAATCCGACGCGGCGGAAAAAGTGCGCAAGACCGAAACGATGCAGGGCATCAACACCGCCTACCAGAACAAGGATCTGCTGGCGCTGCTGAAACTGCACAACCGGACGCTTCAGGACGACACCATCGCCACCGACGCGCTGGCCGAAGACACCCTGCGCGAATACAACGCACTGCTGAAAGCACAACTGGCGACGATCGAGTCCGAGATCTTCCGCACGATCGACGAAGTCACGCCGCCCGGCGTCGCCATGCGGAGCGGCCGGGTCAAGCGCCCCGAACAGCTCGAACGCCTGATGGACAACGACATCCAGCATCTCCGCAGCACGGCGGACAGCATGCTCCGCACCGTACGCGATCTGAACGACCCGAAGCTGCGCACCCATGTGATCAATGATCTGGTGGAGATGAGCGAAGAACGCCACGAGATGGATGAATTCGATGGAATCCTGTCCGGTTTCTTCGATCGATAG
- a CDS encoding glycerophosphodiester phosphodiesterase, whose product MPAYLCLLLTMAGCVSMPIPKKPAPMPSSKALVIGHRGASALRPEHTLAAYAKAIEDGADLIEPDLVSTRDGVLVARHENEISGTTDVAQHREFASRRTTKTIDGERTTGWFTEDFTLTELKTLRARERLPELRSTAFDGQFGIATLDEIIALAAEASAKHGRTIGLVPEIKHPSHFAALGLAMEDKLLAALRADPHTRTAPVIIQSFEIANLRELRRKIAGDPNISLLQLLGSAGDQPHDTVIAGAPLRYGAMMTTDGLREVATYADAIGPAYRDLDPAHGRSRLVDDAHEAGLRVIAYTFRPENHFLDGGFRSGGGPAERHEAGSVAQIRTCLALGIDAFFTDDPALGRQAVDGR is encoded by the coding sequence CTGCCCGCATACCTGTGCCTGCTGCTGACCATGGCAGGATGTGTTTCCATGCCCATTCCGAAGAAACCCGCACCGATGCCTTCTTCCAAAGCCCTGGTCATCGGCCATCGCGGCGCCAGCGCGCTACGACCCGAGCACACGCTGGCGGCGTATGCGAAGGCGATCGAGGACGGTGCCGATCTGATCGAACCGGATCTGGTCAGCACCCGCGATGGCGTGCTGGTGGCGCGCCACGAGAACGAGATCTCCGGCACGACCGATGTGGCGCAGCATCGCGAGTTCGCATCGCGCAGAACAACGAAGACGATCGACGGCGAGCGCACCACCGGTTGGTTCACCGAAGATTTCACGCTGACGGAGTTGAAGACCCTGCGCGCCCGCGAGCGCTTGCCGGAGCTGCGCTCGACCGCGTTCGATGGACAGTTCGGGATCGCGACGCTGGACGAGATCATCGCGCTCGCTGCTGAAGCGTCGGCGAAGCACGGACGAACGATCGGACTGGTGCCGGAGATCAAGCATCCGAGCCATTTCGCCGCGCTCGGTCTGGCGATGGAAGACAAATTGCTCGCCGCCCTGCGCGCGGATCCGCATACCCGCACCGCGCCGGTGATCATCCAGTCGTTCGAGATCGCCAACCTGCGCGAACTGCGCCGCAAGATCGCTGGCGATCCGAACATTTCGCTGCTGCAACTGCTCGGCAGCGCGGGCGATCAGCCGCACGACACCGTGATCGCAGGCGCCCCGCTCCGCTACGGGGCGATGATGACCACCGACGGCTTGCGCGAAGTCGCGACCTACGCCGATGCGATCGGACCCGCATATCGCGATCTGGACCCTGCGCACGGCCGCAGCCGGCTCGTCGACGACGCGCACGAGGCCGGTCTGCGCGTGATCGCCTACACCTTCCGCCCGGAAAATCATTTTCTCGATGGCGGCTTCCGCAGCGGTGGCGGCCCCGCCGAGCGGCATGAGGCGGGATCGGTCGCACAGATCCGCACCTGCCTCGCGCTGGGGATCGATGCTTTCTTCACCGACGACCCGGCACTGGGCCGGCAGGCGGTCGACGGCCGGTAA
- a CDS encoding MarR family transcriptional regulator, with protein MSLSDPPPHIHSHSGPQLGLLFRQLRDAMWARMAVELAGAGHDLTFSQYITLKRLSEGDASASELARTADLNPGAITRLLDRLEEKRLTTRIVDPGDRRALRVALTETGMRMWTDIHQCGLRVRERALEHMDAEEQAVLFQLLARIRENLTREDD; from the coding sequence ATGAGCCTTTCCGACCCGCCCCCGCACATTCATTCCCATTCCGGGCCCCAGCTCGGTCTACTGTTCCGGCAACTGCGCGACGCCATGTGGGCGCGCATGGCGGTGGAACTGGCCGGCGCCGGCCATGACCTGACCTTCAGCCAGTACATCACCCTCAAACGTCTCTCCGAGGGGGATGCCAGCGCCAGCGAACTGGCGCGGACGGCGGACCTCAATCCCGGCGCGATCACGCGTCTGCTCGACCGGCTCGAGGAAAAGCGGCTCACGACCCGGATCGTCGATCCGGGCGACCGCCGCGCCCTGCGCGTGGCGCTGACCGAAACCGGCATGCGGATGTGGACGGATATCCACCAGTGCGGGCTTCGCGTACGCGAACGTGCGCTCGAGCACATGGATGCCGAAGAACAGGCCGTGTTGTTCCAACTGCTCGCCCGGATCCGCGAAAACCTCACCCGAGAAGACGATTGA
- a CDS encoding efflux transporter outer membrane subunit — protein sequence MPVVSLPLRCVSAATLLAAFVLSGCAGTRGLRPALTPDDADALAVSHSFEGDTLSAAAWPTQDWWHAWGDPQLDALIAEALAGTPGLDAADARVRKAEAQAGLADDARQPHLGANLQYSGAYLPETLLPAPYGGDYKGVELATLNFRYAPDLWGGKRAHWQAAVGSLRAAEVDAQQARLLLAGNIARTYLDLDQAHEAHQVATAETARAQRLLALATQRVRAGIDNQSQMRQAESSVASATQQGEAAQQRIGLLRNAIAALLGQGPDRGLVIEAPSLLAVEAPALPSTLPSELLGHRPDVVAARWRVEAAARNIDAGKADFYPSLDLTAMAGLAAGRLSDLFTRDAGVALGGPALSLPIFDGPRLRGQLAGNNADYDLAVAHYDQTLVAAVREVADALQSARTLDKQIAAVAQARDAARKAWSLADSRYRAGLGTQLDVLAAQRPLLQLDQLSVALQAQRRTVAVDLAVAIGGGLSPTSPTLSSSGSP from the coding sequence ATGCCCGTCGTGTCCTTGCCATTGCGTTGCGTATCCGCCGCGACCCTGTTGGCTGCGTTCGTGCTGTCCGGCTGCGCCGGTACCCGCGGTTTGCGGCCCGCGCTCACGCCGGACGACGCTGATGCGCTGGCGGTCAGCCATAGCTTCGAGGGCGACACATTGTCCGCCGCAGCGTGGCCGACACAGGATTGGTGGCATGCCTGGGGCGATCCGCAACTCGATGCGCTGATCGCGGAGGCGCTGGCAGGCACCCCCGGCCTCGACGCCGCCGACGCGCGCGTGCGCAAAGCCGAAGCCCAGGCCGGACTGGCCGACGATGCGCGCCAACCGCACCTCGGCGCGAACCTGCAGTATTCCGGCGCCTATCTTCCGGAAACATTGCTCCCGGCCCCCTATGGCGGCGATTACAAAGGGGTCGAACTCGCGACCCTGAACTTCCGCTACGCGCCCGACCTGTGGGGCGGCAAACGTGCGCATTGGCAAGCGGCGGTGGGCAGTCTGCGCGCCGCTGAAGTGGACGCACAGCAAGCCCGCCTGCTGCTGGCGGGCAACATCGCACGCACCTATCTCGATCTTGACCAGGCGCATGAAGCCCATCAGGTGGCGACTGCGGAAACCGCGCGTGCGCAGCGGCTGCTGGCACTCGCGACGCAGCGTGTCCGCGCCGGCATCGACAACCAATCGCAGATGCGCCAGGCGGAAAGCAGCGTCGCCTCCGCCACGCAACAGGGCGAAGCCGCGCAGCAACGTATCGGACTGCTGCGCAACGCCATCGCTGCGCTGCTCGGCCAGGGACCGGATCGCGGCCTGGTGATCGAAGCGCCATCGCTGCTCGCGGTCGAAGCGCCGGCATTGCCGAGCACCCTGCCGAGCGAACTGCTGGGACATCGTCCCGATGTGGTCGCGGCACGGTGGCGGGTGGAAGCCGCCGCGCGGAACATCGATGCCGGCAAGGCCGATTTCTATCCCAGCCTCGATCTGACCGCGATGGCCGGACTCGCAGCGGGGCGCCTGTCCGACCTCTTCACCCGCGATGCCGGCGTTGCGCTGGGCGGGCCGGCGCTGAGTCTGCCGATCTTCGACGGACCCCGTCTGCGCGGACAGCTGGCCGGCAACAACGCCGACTACGACCTCGCCGTCGCCCACTACGACCAGACCCTGGTCGCTGCTGTGCGCGAAGTCGCGGATGCGCTGCAGTCCGCGCGCACGCTGGACAAACAGATCGCCGCAGTCGCGCAGGCGCGCGACGCTGCGCGCAAGGCGTGGTCGCTCGCGGACAGCCGCTACCGTGCCGGTCTCGGCACCCAGCTCGATGTGCTCGCCGCGCAACGCCCTTTGCTGCAGCTCGATCAACTGTCGGTCGCGCTGCAGGCGCAGCGTCGGACCGTCGCCGTCGATCTCGCGGTCGCCATCGGCGGCGGCCTGTCGCCGACCTCTCCCACACTCTCTTCTTCCGGTTCGCCATGA
- a CDS encoding HlyD family efflux transporter periplasmic adaptor subunit has protein sequence MTTEINPTPAVSASMPKAGKRKRALAILAVAIAIAAIGATIYYMSVARWHEDTDDAYVQGNIVTITPQTTGTVVSIGADDGMKVVAGQVLVRIDPNDARVAYEQAEANLATTVRQVRGLYNAVDAGRADLDARAVAVRQAQADVARRSGLVANGAVSAEELAHARAQLEAAEAALGSARGQLSRNRALVDQTTLSRQPQVAAAAAQLRQAYLNLQRAAIVAPVSGYVAKRSVQLGQRVQPGTVLMTVIPLEQVWVDANFKETQLANMRLGQPVELTADVYGSDVRYTGTLASIGLGTGSAFALLPAQNASGNWIKIVQRIPVRIALAPKQLMEHPLRLGMSMSVDVSIRDQHGGVLPASPPKAPVLTTTAYEQQLSEADALIQRVVRENLPGHRG, from the coding sequence ATGACCACCGAAATCAATCCGACACCCGCCGTCTCCGCGTCGATGCCGAAAGCCGGCAAGCGCAAACGCGCGCTCGCGATCCTGGCGGTCGCGATCGCCATCGCCGCGATCGGCGCGACGATCTACTACATGTCGGTCGCGCGCTGGCACGAAGACACCGACGACGCCTACGTGCAGGGCAACATCGTGACGATCACGCCGCAGACCACAGGCACGGTCGTCAGCATCGGCGCCGACGACGGCATGAAAGTCGTGGCCGGCCAGGTGCTGGTGAGGATCGACCCCAACGACGCGCGCGTGGCCTACGAACAGGCGGAGGCCAATCTCGCCACCACCGTGCGTCAGGTGCGCGGGCTGTACAACGCGGTCGACGCCGGCCGGGCCGATCTGGACGCGCGCGCGGTCGCGGTGCGCCAGGCGCAGGCCGATGTCGCACGGCGTAGCGGACTGGTGGCGAACGGCGCGGTTTCGGCCGAGGAACTCGCGCATGCGCGGGCGCAACTCGAAGCCGCCGAGGCCGCACTGGGATCGGCACGTGGACAACTCTCGCGCAACCGTGCGCTGGTCGACCAGACCACGCTGTCGCGACAGCCGCAGGTCGCGGCGGCTGCCGCGCAATTGCGGCAGGCGTATCTCAACCTGCAGCGCGCCGCGATCGTCGCGCCGGTATCGGGTTACGTGGCGAAGCGCAGCGTGCAATTGGGACAACGCGTGCAGCCGGGCACGGTGCTGATGACCGTGATTCCGCTGGAGCAGGTCTGGGTGGACGCGAACTTCAAGGAAACGCAGTTGGCGAACATGCGGCTCGGGCAACCGGTGGAACTCACCGCCGATGTCTACGGCAGCGATGTCCGCTACACCGGCACGCTCGCCAGCATCGGCCTGGGCACAGGCAGCGCCTTCGCGCTGCTGCCCGCGCAGAACGCCAGCGGCAACTGGATCAAGATCGTGCAGCGCATTCCGGTGCGCATCGCGCTGGCGCCGAAGCAGTTGATGGAACATCCGCTGCGGCTGGGCATGAGCATGTCGGTCGATGTGTCGATCCGCGACCAGCACGGCGGTGTGCTGCCCGCCAGTCCGCCGAAGGCGCCGGTGCTCACGACGACCGCGTACGAGCAGCAGTTGTCCGAAGCCGATGCCTTGATCCAGCGCGTCGTCCGCGAGAACCTGCCCGGCCATCGCGGCTGA
- a CDS encoding DHA2 family efflux MFS transporter permease subunit, protein MSIESANRDGASAAAPTPAAAGFRPPNLALTTLGLALASFMQVLDLTIANVSLPTISGNLGGSANQATWVITSFAVSNAIALPLTGWLTRHFGERKLFIWATFLFVLASLLCGLASSMGLLVAARALQGFVAGPMYPITQALLISIYPPQKRGQAIALLAMVTVVAPIAGPILGGWITDNYSWEWIFFINIPIGLFASFVVGRQLRGRPERLEKPKMDYVGLITLIFGVGALQILLDLGNDEDWFRSTTIIVLAVISAISLAVFMIWELTDDDPIVDLRLFRHRNFSAGTAAMVVAYAAFFSVGILVPLWLQRNLGYTAIWAGFATAPIGILPVLLTPFVGKYANRFDLRWLATIAFIAMAMTSFARSGFNLDVDYRTIAIVQLFQGFGVALFFMPVLQILLSDLQPHEIAAGSGLATFMRTLGGSFAASLTTYAWTARGAVHHAHISENISAYDPATLDTVSRMGDGRLQAGAAALERMIANQAAQLGFNEIFHLLGIIFLLVIAFVWIAKPPFSAKIGPAAAGH, encoded by the coding sequence ATGTCCATCGAATCCGCCAACCGCGATGGCGCATCCGCCGCTGCGCCGACTCCGGCCGCTGCCGGATTCCGCCCGCCCAACCTTGCCTTGACCACGCTCGGTCTGGCGCTTGCATCGTTCATGCAGGTGTTGGATCTCACCATCGCCAACGTCTCGCTGCCGACGATCTCCGGCAACCTGGGCGGCAGCGCCAATCAGGCCACCTGGGTCATCACCTCGTTCGCAGTGAGCAACGCCATCGCGCTGCCCCTCACCGGCTGGCTGACCCGTCATTTCGGCGAGCGCAAACTCTTCATCTGGGCGACGTTCCTGTTCGTGCTCGCATCGCTGCTGTGCGGTCTCGCCAGCAGCATGGGGCTGCTGGTCGCGGCGCGCGCGCTGCAGGGCTTCGTCGCCGGGCCGATGTATCCGATCACGCAGGCGCTGCTGATCTCGATCTATCCGCCGCAGAAGCGCGGCCAGGCGATCGCGCTGCTGGCGATGGTGACGGTGGTGGCGCCGATCGCCGGACCGATCCTGGGCGGCTGGATCACCGACAACTACAGTTGGGAATGGATTTTCTTCATCAACATCCCCATCGGCCTGTTCGCCAGCTTCGTGGTCGGCCGGCAACTGCGCGGACGACCCGAGCGACTGGAAAAGCCGAAGATGGATTACGTCGGCCTGATCACGCTGATCTTCGGCGTGGGCGCGCTGCAGATACTGCTCGACCTCGGCAACGACGAGGACTGGTTCCGCTCCACCACCATCATCGTGCTGGCGGTGATTTCGGCGATTTCGCTGGCGGTGTTCATGATCTGGGAACTCACCGACGACGACCCCATCGTCGACCTGCGCCTGTTCCGACACCGCAATTTCAGCGCCGGCACCGCGGCGATGGTGGTGGCATACGCCGCATTCTTCAGCGTCGGCATCCTGGTGCCGCTGTGGCTGCAGCGCAATCTCGGCTACACCGCGATCTGGGCCGGCTTCGCCACCGCGCCGATCGGCATCCTCCCGGTCCTGCTGACGCCCTTCGTCGGCAAGTACGCGAACCGTTTCGATCTGCGCTGGCTGGCCACGATCGCCTTCATCGCGATGGCGATGACCAGTTTCGCGCGTTCCGGCTTCAATCTGGATGTCGACTACAGGACGATCGCCATCGTTCAATTGTTCCAGGGCTTCGGTGTGGCGCTGTTCTTCATGCCGGTATTGCAGATCCTGCTCTCCGACCTGCAGCCGCATGAGATCGCGGCGGGTTCGGGCCTGGCCACATTCATGCGTACGCTCGGCGGCAGCTTCGCCGCATCGCTCACCACCTATGCCTGGACAGCACGCGGTGCCGTGCATCACGCGCATATCTCCGAGAACATATCGGCCTACGATCCCGCAACGCTGGACACCGTCTCGCGCATGGGCGACGGTCGACTGCAGGCCGGCGCCGCAGCGCTGGAGCGCATGATCGCGAACCAGGCCGCACAACTCGGTTTCAACGAGATATTCCACCTGCTCGGCATCATCTTCCTGTTGGTGATCGCATTCGTCTGGATCGCCAAACCGCCGTTCTCGGCCAAGATCGGTCCAGCGGCAGCCGGGCATTGA
- the purU gene encoding formyltetrahydrofolate deformylase yields MAPAQYVLTFSCPDRPGIVNAVSGLLFGHGGNILESQQYGDTGTGRFFMRTVFSLADMSVFAVLSTEMVAIATHFGMQWTLRDRSQRRRVMLLASKFDHCLADVLYRWRIGELPMEIVAIVSNHPRDTYRHLDFGDIPFHYLPASRDDRTAHETPLLDLIEQTGTELVVLARYMQILSSELAARLSGRCINIHHSFLPGFKGARPYHHAHARGVKLIGATAHFVTADLDEGPIIEQDTQRVSHHDTPTDLIRIGRDIERRVLAQALRCYLDDRILLNGQRTVVFSV; encoded by the coding sequence ATGGCCCCCGCTCAATACGTTCTGACCTTTTCCTGTCCCGATCGCCCGGGTATCGTCAATGCTGTCTCCGGACTCCTGTTCGGCCACGGCGGCAATATCCTGGAATCGCAGCAGTACGGCGATACCGGAACCGGACGTTTCTTCATGCGCACCGTGTTTTCGTTGGCAGACATGTCGGTGTTCGCGGTGTTGTCGACGGAAATGGTCGCGATCGCCACGCATTTCGGCATGCAGTGGACATTGCGCGACCGGAGCCAGCGCCGGCGCGTGATGCTGCTGGCCTCGAAGTTCGACCATTGCCTTGCGGATGTGCTGTACCGCTGGCGGATCGGCGAACTGCCGATGGAGATCGTGGCGATCGTTTCGAATCATCCGCGCGACACCTACCGGCATCTGGATTTCGGCGATATCCCATTCCACTATCTGCCTGCATCGCGCGACGACAGGACCGCGCATGAAACGCCGTTGCTCGATCTGATCGAACAGACCGGGACCGAACTTGTGGTGCTCGCACGATACATGCAGATCCTGTCGAGCGAGCTGGCGGCCAGGCTCAGTGGCCGCTGCATCAATATCCATCATTCGTTCCTGCCCGGCTTCAAGGGCGCTCGCCCGTACCACCATGCGCATGCGCGCGGCGTGAAGCTGATCGGTGCGACCGCGCATTTCGTCACCGCCGATCTGGACGAAGGGCCGATCATCGAACAGGACACCCAGCGTGTCAGTCATCACGACACCCCGACCGATCTGATCCGCATCGGCCGCGATATCGAGCGCCGCGTGCTGGCGCAGGCACTGCGCTGCTATCTGGACGACCGGATCCTGCTCAACGGCCAGCGCACGGTGGTGTTCTCGGTTTAG
- a CDS encoding nuclear transport factor 2 family protein, whose translation MTRTSALMLSTLLLAAPSIFATDEVATIRLTPGAAPASPELVVLLAEKDRQLFDAVFGCKLDLLATLVADDFEFIHDKWGQTADSGARFLDAMRENCKGQETGQNFRARRELVEGSMTVHVLNNFGAMQMGEHRFFALQPGSPDRLTEDGKFIDVWRQVDGEWKLARVISYDHRLAE comes from the coding sequence ATGACGCGCACATCCGCGTTGATGCTGTCTACGCTGCTGCTTGCCGCGCCCAGTATTTTCGCGACGGATGAGGTGGCCACGATCCGGCTGACACCCGGTGCGGCACCCGCGTCCCCGGAGCTGGTCGTATTGCTCGCCGAGAAGGATCGTCAATTGTTCGACGCGGTATTCGGGTGCAAGCTCGATCTGCTCGCCACGCTGGTGGCCGACGACTTCGAGTTCATCCACGACAAATGGGGGCAGACCGCCGATTCCGGCGCACGGTTCCTTGATGCGATGCGCGAAAACTGCAAAGGGCAGGAGACCGGGCAGAACTTCCGCGCGCGACGGGAGCTTGTCGAAGGCAGCATGACCGTGCACGTGTTGAACAACTTTGGCGCGATGCAGATGGGCGAGCACCGCTTCTTTGCGCTGCAACCGGGTTCGCCGGATCGCCTGACCGAAGACGGCAAGTTCATCGATGTGTGGCGTCAGGTCGACGGCGAGTGGAAGCTCGCGCGGGTCATCAGTTACGACCATCGTTTGGCGGAATGA